The Canis lupus baileyi chromosome 4 unlocalized genomic scaffold, mCanLup2.hap1 SUPER_4_unloc_1, whole genome shotgun sequence genomic sequence AAGCACTGTTAAGCAAGATTGGGCAGGGTGGGGTTTGATCTAACTAGGAGTACTTTGCCTCGAGAGATGTCTACGGAGAAGGGAAGTGAGGGTAAAACCAGAAGAGGTAGAAGTAGTGCTCAGGATTTTTCTGGACTCCAGTTCAGAAAGTGTCTGAAAGGTGCTAATTGCAATGTCCTTAAAAATTGGTTTTTGGTAAAGTCTTTTTTTGCTTCTGAGATTGTGTTTATTCTTAATAGAATATATCCACTATCAAGAACTAAATGTCACttgggttttattgtttttatttattttcttgggttTTCAATTCTTTCTCTAATTGTTAACTTTTAAATCCATCATCATTCTTGCCCGTCTCTACatagtttccttttccttcttttccctagAGTTGCCGGTGGCATCCACAGCTTTTTGCCAGAAAAAACTGATTCAGCCTATAATGATGAAATGATAAAACAGCAACATATTTCTTATTCTGGGAACTTTTTACATTTGTCTCTAGTGAGATTAGAGAATTCGGTTTTGGGAAGGGGGGAATAATGGAAATTCTTAAGAATTTGCCTAGCTCTTTGATTCTAAACAATCCATTGGAGCAAATGCAAATCCATTTTTCTAGCACACATATGGTATTATGACATTTATATAGTGTCATAAGTGACCCTTGTTAGGGAGTAGGGTTACAGTTTGTGTTTTGATTCTCCATGGGGCTGCTACTTTTCAGTAACATCTAGagtcaatttccttttctttcatatgctatttcttcttttctgtgttATTTATTCTGCCATTTATTCCACTGTCAAAAATTCTAGGGAGgtaaaggtttaaaaaaagagtcaCCATACGGATTCAGTGACTAATATGAGAAAAGAGAATAGAAGACTGTTTTGATGGCTAAGAAAGATTCATTTGGTCTATCATGAGTTTTAGGTAGAAATTCCTAAAAGATTCCCTTTTTATGTTGTGAGACAAATTAATCTTAACCAATGTTAGCTCTTTGGATTTCAGGCCTTTTTGTAATATGTAGGCACTATTAAAGCAAATCTGTTAAGAGATTACTTCACAATTCACCTAAAAAGTAGGGTGTAACTAAAATTAACAGTATTTAGGGAATTGTGTTATTTTACTCCTTTGGGATATTTCCTCCTTTTGAATTTATGCTACAGATAATATTTAGCAAATATAACTGAATGTATACTATGCAAAacaatattttatcccattttgtAATAGGTACATTAGCTCTTCAGAGTGGATTTCCATTAGCTTAGAAACAGATTGCTATACCTCCTGATGTAGAGAGTACTTTCTCAAGGGAGTTCCATGGTAAATAATAcatcaaaaagaaatatcatGAACCAAGTTAGAAATCAGAGCAAAGTTTCAGCCCTGCTTGGAATTGCTACAGTGTAATATCATGAAACAGTACTAAAATTCAAGACAAATCTACACAAAATGTGTAGTTAAAAACATTCTTCAATGAGTCCAAAGGTTTGAAGCTGTCAAATAACTTATTAACTTGTTTTCTCAGTCATGCAGCACCTGTGAAGGACATAatgttaatgtttattttagagtattttaGCAAGGAGGAATGGAAAtgtgggaaggaaaataaattatcttgTAGAGAAAAATACTGTGATTGAAAATAGAACCCAAGGAAAGTGCTaattagaaatgtttaataaaaactaaataaattaaaagagaagatCCAAGATAAAAAGAACTGTAAGAATGGTTGCTTCTTCCCATTACAGTTCTGTAAAAATGAGCTCCAgggcaggcctgggtggctcagcggtttagcgccgccttcagcccagggtgtgatcttggagacctgggatccagtcccacataaggcaccctacatggagcctgcttctccctctgcctgtgtctctgcctctttctctctctctctctctctctctctctgtgtctctcatgagtaaataaataaaatctttaaaaataaaataattttttaaaaaatgagttccaATTTAATGTAGGACATTATTAGGAAGGTTTATTAATCACATTAGTGCAATAAGAAATTTGACTCAATAGTGCAAATAAGCTGTACAGATAATTAttcattatatgtttttatttgtcctTGGAATGTGTTTTTTGTACTTATCTCTCTAGGGCTTTATTTGATAGTCTGGGAACTTATTTCAAACACTATGAAGATCTGACTCAGGAAGTGCTGGGAAGCAGTCCAGTGTGTTTATCCTGACCCTTGTTCAACTTCTTCCTGCAGTTCACTCCATGCTGGGAATAGACAACTCTCTTCTGAGGCTGAGGCTAACCAGACTATGCAGAACTTTCTTCTCTCCAACATTCTGTGGAACTGGGGTAGTTAAGTGCTTGGGTTTCTAAGGGCTCCTTGAAAAGCAACgtgcaaaaaataaatagatggcCTGTTAGTCAAGTAAATAATTGAGTAGAAAAAGgtcatgaaatttaaaatgaagtttgTAGGGAATTCAAATCATCATCCACTGGTGGATATTGGAAATTTAGAATTTATTAAGTGAGAATATAActgtaattatattaatattttctatgaaatgaattaatgcattctaatttttattccaatgagaaagcactttgaaatctaaaaaacaaaaaacttttgaaTGACTTTGAAGCCTAGAATCCTGCTGGAtatatttctttgaatgtttaaTATTAAAAGTGACTTTATTcgtcctttttttgttttttcttcggATACCAATTCTATTTGTggttatgcattttaaaatcaacAAAGGACCTTCTATTTAAATGAACTCTGATGAGTCTGCCAACATAATCACCTCCTGATTATTTGGGTGCGGGGAGTCTTTGTAATCTGAATTTTTTATGTAtcaaggtttgtttgtttttttttttaagcaataggTATCTGCAAGCTTACATGTTACTTTAAATCTATTTGtgaacactttaaaaattattaagcattgtttttccttttccatctataaaataattttgtttccctCTCTATCTTAACTGAGCCATCGTCATTCAATAGAAAATACACAGTTGCCTCAGTAAAGGCTGGGGAAAGTCTTAACAAGAAATTGTTAATACCATCGTGTTGTGATTATTTTGTTAACAGTAAAAACCTTTGACTATTAGAATGCTTAACTCAAAAACTGGATTTCCTGAACATTCATGTTagtaaaaatacacattattagtgtatattttggttttgataattattcctgtttttcttttctgctgtAGTTGAATGGATCGCAGCAGTTACTATTGCTGCTGGGACAGCTGCAATTGGTTATCTAGCTTACAGAAGGTTTTATGTTAAAGATCATCGCAACAAATCTATGGTAAACCTTCACATCCAGAAAGACAATCCCAAGATAGTACATGCTTATGACATGGAGGATTTGGGAGATAAAGCTGTGTACTGTCGTTGTTGGAGGTCCAAAAAGGTGAGGAAAACAAGTCTTTTATGTTAGTTCCAtctttaatttaatatttctttttaaactattctATCAAAAATGTATCACCAGATATTATTAGGatacctcctcctcttcctcctccttctcccccttccctccttttctttcttttctttttctttttttttttttttttaaagtagtctctgTGCCCatcttaatctcacaaccctgaggttaagagttgcacgctccactgactgagccagccaggtgccccttttctttAACGCATCCTGTTCTTCTCTGTTTTACATGGACTCTTCAGGAATA encodes the following:
- the CISD1 gene encoding CDGSH iron-sulfur domain-containing protein 1 isoform X1; translation: MQNFLLSNILWNWVEWIAAVTIAAGTAAIGYLAYRRFYVKDHRNKSMVNLHIQKDNPKIVHAYDMEDLGDKAVYCRCWRSKKFPFCDGSHTKHNEETGDNVGPLIIKKKET
- the CISD1 gene encoding CDGSH iron-sulfur domain-containing protein 1 isoform X2; translation: MTLTSSVRVEWIAAVTIAAGTAAIGYLAYRRFYVKDHRNKSMVNLHIQKDNPKIVHAYDMEDLGDKAVYCRCWRSKKFPFCDGSHTKHNEETGDNVGPLIIKKKET